The genomic region TAGAACCAAATTTTATGGAAAGAGATTTAACAGCCTTCCTACCTATGAAGGAAGGGATTCCTTCAATCCTTGTTTTAGATATAGATAGAGGTGGAGCATTTTCTTCAGCTTACGGAGTTTATCAAATGTTACCTCCGTCGATTAGAAATTCACTCAAGGGATTTATAATTAATAAATTTAGAGGCTCTCCTTCTCTTCTAGAAAATGCAATAAAATGGTTAACAGAGAGAACTGGAATGAAGTTTTTAGGCACAATACCTTATTTTGACGAGGAATTGATTCTTCCGGAAGACTCCATGAACATTAAGGATTTTGGAGAAGGGAGTGAAGTAAATATTGCTATAATAAATTATCCATATATAAGTAATTTTAATGAATTTTTTGCGTTGCTAAAGTCAAATGCCTCAGTTAGATTTGTTAATAATCCAAAGAAACTAAGAAAAGACGATATCTTGATTCTTCCAGGGAGTAGGAATACTTACGAATCTTTAGTTTGGTTAAAGGAGAGAGGCTTTCTAGAAGAAATAAGGAAAAGACAAGTATTAGGTGTATGTGGAGGATTCCAAATAATGGGTAAGAAGCTTATCGATCCTTTTGGAATAGAGAGCGGAGAACCAAGAGAATACGACGGCTTAGGAATATTTGACTTTGTAGTAAAATTTGAGGAGGAAAAAGTTGTATCAGCAAGTGAAGGTTTATTACAAGATGGAAGTATAATAAAAGGCTACGAGATAAGGAGAGGAAGAATAATATATGAAGGAAATGATAAACCGCTATTGACAATAGTAAGGAGAAATGGCAAAGAGGTAGATGTCGCAGACGGTTCTTTGAAGGGAGATAAGTTGGGATTAAGCATTCATGGTTCTTTATATAGTAAAAATTTGTTGGAAAACTTTGGAGTAAAGATTTACTCTAGATCGATGGAAGAAGAGATAGTTTATATGGCGGAAAAAATTGAGAAGATTATTAAGCAAAACGTGGATATTGATGAAATTAAAGAAATATATACTCAAGGAAAATAGTTACATGTGTTTAATCCAGAAAGTTTCATTGAGGAAGTAAAGCCCCAAATATTAAAGGAAGTAAGAGAAGAGAAAATTTTAGCCGCAATTAGTGGTGGTGTAGATAGCACAACTGCTGCAGTATTAATGTATAAAATTTTGGGGAAACAGCTTCTTCCAATCATGATAGATACCGGCTTTCTTAGGAAAAATGAAGCAAGGAAAGTTAAAGATATGCTTAAAGATATTTTACCCCTGCAGGTAGTTGATAAAAGTGAAGAATTCATTTCAGCACTTGAAGGAATTTCTGATGCTGAAGAAAAGAGGAAGAAATTTAGAGATTTATTTTACTCTACTCTTTCAGCAATAGCAAAAGAAAATGGAATAAGATATCTCGTACAAGGTACAATAGCCGCAGATTGGGTTGAAACTCAAGGAGGGATAAAAACTCAGCATAACGTTTTAGTTCAACTGGGAATTGACACAGAAAAAACTTGGGGATTTAAGGTAATAGAACCTTTAGCAGACCTTTATAAGGATGAAGTAAGAGCGCTTGCAAAATATTTAGGTTTACCTAAAGAAATATCTGAAAGGCAACCTTTTCCTGGGCCAGGATTGTTAATAAGAGTAGTAGGAAAACTTACTAGAGAAAAATTAGAAATAGAGAGAGAAGTTAATGAAATTGTAGAGAACGAATTAAAAGATTTTGGTTACTCTCAATATTTTTCAGTAATCATTGACTCTCAAAAGTCCTTAGATGACTTAATATCAAGTGAGGTTAAAGTTCCGGTTTACGTTTATAATACGAGAGCTACTGGAGTCAAAGGCGATGTTAGGAGCTACGGTAAAATAGCTTCCATTCCTTTAATTGATGATTATGAAAAAGTTAGAGAAATTGTGCAAAAAATTACAAAATATGACGTAACTCACGTAGAGATGATAATAAATGATAGAAAAGACGGTAAATATTCTATAGGAATTAGGGCAGTTTTAACTCAAGATTTTATGACTGCAGATTTCGCTAAGATCGAGTTATCTAAACTTCAGAAAATTGCAGAAAAAATTATGGAGATTAACAAGGAAATTAAAGAAGTATTATACGACGTTACTTCCAAGCCTCCAGCAACTATCGAATATGAATAAAAATTTTTAAATTAGAGAAAAGAGATATATTTCTTATTAATGAGAATATTTTAGCTTTTCTAAGAGTTGTATCCTTTTTGCGGGATGTGGATGGTCGCTGAAAAAGTCCGCATACCAAGGTACTTTTTCGCGTTTCCAATATTCTATAAGCTCGTCAACATTATTTTCTGGGATATCTTCTTGAACTTCAGTAGGGGCAAAGAATAACATGTTGACTATATTATTATTGTGCTTTCTCCTATACCTTTCTATTGTTTCTGGATCTACAGATAGCGTTATCTTAGCCAAGGCCCTTTGCAAGTTCTCTGCTCCGCCTGGTACAGTTTCAGCTGAATTTACATCTGCATAAGCTTCTCTCATTCTATTTAGATGGAGAAGGAAGAACTGGAATATGTAGCTTACGGCTAATAAGGCTATGCCTACTAACCATAAGCTCCCCGCATTATTGTTTCTCCCTTCTCCTTCACCGCCTAGCATCCCGCTCCACATTAACGAATAGCCTATCCAAAATATGAGTGCAGGAATTAAACCTATTGCCATTAGCAGTTCTACGTCTTTATGTCTTAAATGACCTAACTCGTGACCTAATACGGCTTTTATTTCTTCTTTGTTTAGTATCTTCAATAGCGGCAAAGTTATTGCAACTCTTCTTCCTGCAATAGGACTTCCATAAGCAAATGCGTTAGGGAATGGTACGTCAGCTATGTATACCTTAGGAGGTGGTGAAATTTTATTATAATACGCAACTTCATTAACAACGTCTACTAACCATCCGTACTTTGGATCATTTGGTGTTACCTCTACGGCTTTGTACATTGCATTTATTAAGTATGGTCCAAATAGCCACTGTATGATATTTAATGCTATCAAGAAGCTAAGTATTCCTATAATTATAGCTGGTGCGAAGCTCATCCCATAAAAGTAACTAACTACTGCAAAAACTAATGCAAAACCTAGTAAAAAGATTCCTAAACTAGTAAGGATCATTCCAAGTCTAAGTTTTAAGACTGTTAAGTTCATACTTATCAAATCTTCATCTTATTTATGGGGATTATAAAGATTATTCAAAATCTGGACAATAAAATAAAGCAATAAGCTATCATTATCCTTGTAATTCCTAGTTTATCATATCTTTCTAAAATCTTTTATTTATGAACTAGAATATATTACTATGGAAGAAGTAGTTAAAGAATACATGAAAAGTAACGTAATTTCGGTTGAGAAATCTCTTACTTTAAAAGAAGTAACTGAAATCATGACTAAAAATAATGTAGGCTCGGTAATAGTGGTTGATCACGGAAAACCGATAGGCATAATAACTGAAAAAGATATTGTCAGAGCATTAGGTAGCGGAAAGGATTTGAATACAAAGGCTGAGGAAATAATGACTGCATCCTTGATTACGATAAGAGAAGATGCTCCCATAACTGGAGCTTTAAGTTTAATGAGAACGAACAATATTAGACATCTTCCGGTGGTTAACGAAGAAGGTAAACTTACTGGAATATTATCAATAAGAGACGTAGCGAGAGCCTTAGACGATATGTACGAGAATTATTTAGATTAAGATAAGCCTTATTATTTTTCCTTATTATTTTTTGATTGTGAAAATTAAGATCTGGAAAGAATGGTACGATATTCTGCTAAAACTGTCAAAAGATAAGAGGACTACATTAGAAGAGTTAATTAAGGAGATCATGAGCACGAACGATTGCATCAATTTACCTAGAGTAAATACCACGAGGAAGAAGGAGATTAATTTAAACTTAAATTATACAGAAAAGGAAGTCCTAGAAAGGATAGAAAAATTCCTCTTCTGTGATTAATATGTTAAAAACTAAAAAATCGCCTGGATTCGTTAGAATAGGATTATTTAACCTTTTAGTAAAGACTGCTGTAGCTCCAATATCTTTTCTCTTTTCCTTTTTGGTAGTTAGGTATTTATCTTCTATATCTATAGAAACTTTTGGAGTTTGGCAGTATATTTACGTGCTAATAACCGGGTATTTTACCATTCCTGCAGATCTTTTTTCCTCAATAACCTCAAGGTACTCTGCTGAAGGCAAAAACGTAGGCGGAATAATAATTATTAATGCATTAGCCGGCTCTATTTCTTCCTTTGCTTACTTCCTTTTGATCCCAACATTCATTCACTCTGCTGGATATAATCAACCTATTTATTTTTACACTGCAATTATGCTTATTGTACTTATTTACTTGAATAGAATCTCCGGTTCTGTTGCAATAGGCAGATCTCCTAGGTTAACCGCAATAAGTGCTTCAGGGTTTCAAATAGTTAGACTACTTTCCGCAATAATTATGATGTTTTACCTAAATCTATCAATAAATGCAGTAATATTTGCATATTCCTTAGGATATTTGGTTCAGATAATTTTCAATTTAACTTTCGTCAACGCTAGATTAGGAATAGACTTTAAAGTAGCTTTGTCTGCAGTTAGGAAATCAATTGTATTTATAATGAACTACGTGCAGTTAATGATAGAGGCAACTCTAGTTTGGGTTGTTGTTTTTATAGTTCACTCCGCTATCCCTGTATCATACTTTGAGTCTGCTTTAATAATTTCAAATTTGGTAGGTTGGTCTCAAGCGGCTACTGATGGGTTAATACTTAAACTTCAAGAAAGTAGGGATCCTAAATTAATAGAAATCGCAATAAAGTTCTTCTTTACTACTGGTGGGGTATTTCTCTTAATAATCTTTGTTGATGGAGAAAGATTGCTTTACGTTCTTAGGCCAGATTATGTTTCTTCAATATATGCCTTAATTGTACTATCTTTCTCAACTTTCATAAGATCTGCATATAGCATCTTTTATAGAGCAATATACATGGCTGACGAATCGTTGGCTGTAGAATCTAAAGGAGAATTTAGAGGATACACCGCTAAGCTAACCACAAGAAATGTGATAATCTCAAGTATAGGTGTTTCATCTTCTCTTCTTCTAATTTATTTGTTTAAAAATGGGAATATATATAAAATTTCTCCTATTCTGGCCGTTTTTATTTCGCTAGCACTACTTGTAAACTCCTTGGGCATGTTCTTTTCTTCGTATTTTATGTCAAAGAAAATTTACCGCTTTAATTTTCCAATAAGAGAAGTCGTAATTTCATTAATTCTTTCAGCAGTTTCTTCTTTACCTTTTATAGGAATAAGTAAAGTCAGAGCAATAGAACAAATGGTCATAATGCTAGAATTGACTCCTTTAGCTTTATTCCTTTATGTATCCTTAAGTTATATCTTTAATCCATACGCTAGAACTTTAATACATTCTATATTAAGAGAAGTAAAAAACTTTAAGCTATAAAATACTCTTAAGAATAATGTCTGGTTTAACAATTAGAATGAAAAGGCTTTTTGAAAAAGGAAAGGCTTTCGTTGTAGCTTTAGATCATGGGCTCGTAATGGGACCGTTAAAAGGTATTGAAAATCCGATAGAAGTTGTAAGTAAACTATCAAATATTCCCGACGCTTTACAAATGACTCCAGCCATGCTTAAGCTTGTTGAGGAGAATTTTTACAGCAGAAATTCCCCTATGCTAATAGCTAGGTTAGATACTGCAAATGTTTGGAGAAGAGAAAAGAAATACTCTCAAGGATATTATTCAATGGTTTACCAGATTAAAGAAGCTGTAGAAGCCGGGGCAGACGCTGTAGTTACTTATCTGGTAGTAGGTTATGGAGATGATAGAGTGGAAGGTTACAATGTAGAAGCCTTAGCTAAGGCAAGAGCAGAGGCTCACGATTACGGTATTCCATTTATCATAGAACCATTATATGTATCTCCTGACAATCCAGACTCAGTAAAGGACGCTAATTTCGTTAAATATGTAACCAGGTTAGCCTCAGAGATTGGTGCAGATATTTTGAAAGTCGATTATACTGGAAATAAGGAAGAGTTCAAAGAAGTAGTAAACGTAGCGTTCGCTCCAATATTAATAAGAGGCGGGCCAAAAACTAGGGACGATAAAGAGTTTTTATCAATGCTTAAGGACGCAGTTGATGCGGGAGCAAGTGGAGTAACTGTTGGTAGAAACTTATGGCAGTCAAAGAACCCTACGGCAATGGCAAAGGCTATAGCTGATGTAATAAGGGGTAAAAGCGTTGATGAAGCTTCAAAACTTCTGGTAGGTTAAAAATGATAAGAAAGGCAGTAATAACTGCCGCAGGAAAAGGTAGCAGAATGAAATACATAACGTCAGTCTTGCCAAAGGCACTTTTACCACTTTTTAAGCAAGAAGATGGAAAAAGAGTGATGAGACCAATAATAGACTTAATAATGTCTTCCCTATCTGCCGTGGGGGTTAATAATTTTTGCATAGTCGTTGGTAAACATGGTAAGTTATTAATGGACTATCTATTTGAAAGAGGAGTAACTTTCGTTTTCCAAGAAGAACCAAAAGGCTTTGGAGATGCGGTACTTAGAGCAGAAAATTTCGCTTGTGGCGAACCTTTCTTCGTTCATGCAGATGACGGTGTTCTTACTGGCGGATACTCTGAAGCTTCAGAATTATATGAAGAAAACAAGCCGGAAGCAGTCCTATTACTTAGGAAAGTAAATAATCCTTTTAGATATGGAATTGTAAAAGCTGAGGAAAAGGGAGAGTTTAGAAATCATAAGTTATATAAAATAATAGACGCGCAAGAAAAACCTAAACAGCCTTTCTCAGATCTTGCAATTTCGGCAGTTTATGTTTTCAAACCTAGTATATTTAAAGCACTAAAGGAAGTAGAAAACTATGAAGGGGAACTGGAACTAACATATGGTATAAAGAAAATCTTAGATCAAGGAGGAGAAATTTATGCCATACTTTTAGAAAAAGAAAAATGGCTTAACGTGGGAGATCCAGAACATTATTATGAAGCTCTAAAATACTCTTTCGAACAAATATGAAAGTTTCATTTTCTCCATTTTGTTTTAGGCATAATTACGTCCTTAAATTTCTCAAGCCTTTCCCTATAAGGTAGCAGATCTTCTATCATATTCTTTACCTCTTCTCTCATGAACCTCTTTGGAGTGAAACCCAAGGACTCCAAAATTTTCCTTTCAGGATTATAATAATGCTCTTCAGCTTCAACTCTTGGATTCTCAACGTGCTTTATTTCTACATGCAAGCCTAATTCTTCTCCTGCTTCTTTAACCATTTGCGCTATTTCATTTACACTGTGAATTTCCATAAATTGGTTAACAACTCTGTACTCACCTTGTTTCGGTGGGTGTTCTATTAATGTTCTTAGAGCCTCGACACTATCTTCTAGTGAAATGAATCCTCTAGTTTGTCCTCCCTTACCGTAAGGTGTTAATGGAAGTCCTAAAACTGCTTCAACGCAGAACCTATTTACTACTGTGCCCCAGACTTCGTCAAAATCGAATCTGGTCCTTAAAGACTCGTTTACTATTTCTGAAATTCTACTACCGTAAACTGGGCCTTGCATGATGTCAGTTATAGTTAATCCAAAAAGTTGGTTAAAGTAAGCTAAAAGGTAACTGTCAAATATTTTGGAAAAATGATAAACAGAGCCGCCCCATCTTGGTGTGAATATTTTATCTTTCTTACCATTAATAGTGGCCTCTATAAAAGCAGACTCTGGAATATCAAAATTTGGAGTGCCATATTCGCCCATAGTTCCCATTTTTAAAATGTGTATCGAAGGATCAATTTCTTTTACTAGATAAATTAAATTAAGAGTTCCGTCAAGATTATTATTTATTGTGTAAACTGCATGATCCAAGTCTTTCATGGAATAGGGAGCAGATCTTTGTTCTGCGAAGTCAACTATAACATCTGGTTTCGATTCCTTTATTACTTCCCTTAATTTTTCCTTGTCAGTTATATCTCCTTTATAGAATTTTATGTCAGCGTCAAGGTATTTTTTTACCGCGTTTACTCTCTCCTCTGGAGCCGGTAAAGGAAAAGCAGAATCTGAACCTATTTCTTCTACTGCTTTCCTAGTTGATAGATTATCCATGCCGTAAACTTCGTGATTTTTTGAAACCAACCTTAGAGCCAATGCCCAACCTATGTAACCATCTATTCCAAGGATTAGAACTCTCATCAATACTTCATAAGTTAACATAATAAAAACGTTTATGGTATGATTAGGAAAACTTTTTTCTTATAAATTAAAATATATACTATGATTCTTGTAGGTGTAGATGCAGGAGGAACTTCAACTATTTCAATAGCATATACATGCGAAGGAAAATTCATTGGAATTGGGGAATCTGGTCCAGGAAATTTCCACAATGTTGGATTAGAGAATGCAGTGAACAATATAAGGGATGCTATTTACAAGTCAACGAAAGGATTGAAGCCAGACGTAGCCTGCATAGGCTTAGCAGGCCTGGATTCAAAATATGATTATGAAGTCCTTTCTTCAGCTCTTAAGGATTTGGCTAAGGATACTATTATAGAACACGATTCTTTCATTTCTCTTTATGCAGAGACTAGAGGTAAGCCTGGGATTATAATAATTTCTGGAACCGGAAGCGTAGTGATGGGATATGATGGTAAACAAAGAATTAGAGTTGGTGGTGCAGGCTGGTTATTATCGGATGAAGGTTCTGCTTATTGGGTAGGAAGAAAAGCATTAAGACTCTTAGTAAAAATGCTTGATGGAAGAGAAGAAAAAACGCTGTTGGCCGATTTAATATTACAAAGGCTTTCAGCTAGCGGTCTAGATGATTTAATAAAATGGACTTATCATGAAGGACACAAGATTGAGGAAATAGCATCTTTAGCTCAAGTAGTCGATATAGCAGCAAATAAAGGAGATAAAAAAGCCCAAGAGCTTTTTTATCTAGCGGCTAAGGAGATAGCAAATAACGTAGTTTATATTTCTAAAAAGTTAGGAATAAGAACAGCTTACATGAGTGGAGGAATGTTTTCATCTAAGTTGTTTAAATCTTATGTTATAGAACAGCTGAAGAAAGAAGGCATAGTAGCTTTTGACAAAAAGAAAAGCCCAGAATTTGGTGCTTTATTGATAGCCTTTGATAAAGCTGGTTGCGTTAATGAACCGGAAGAGCCACGCCTTCACTCCTAGGATCTGCAACAGCTATAAATTCGTCTCCTTTCCTTTTCATTGCTTGAACAATTCCAACTTCGCTCGATAGATACTCCGTTTGTGTTGCTGGAATTCCTAATCTCTTCTCTGCAATGACCTTACCATTAACGTACATGAACCTAGGGGCATTCACTGCCTCATCAATTTCCATTGAGTAGTCTGCATAATATTCAAATACTTCAGAATGAATTTGTGGCCTTAAATCTCCGCCTGCACAACCTATTATTAAGTCCTCATTGTCTTTGCTTGCAAGCAGGATAGAGAGAGTATGAAGTGGCCTTTTTCTGCCTTCGGGTTTGTTTACCCCATCTTTAAATCCATATCCTCTATTATTAAACACGATGTCGTCGACTATTATTCCAGACCCAAATGGGTAAAACAAGCTTTGTATAAATCCTACCTCATTTTCTCCATCTGATACAACGAAGAATGTAGTGTCTCCATCATATAAGTTAACCGGAATGCCTTCAGTAGTCATTTTCTGAATTAAATATCCTTCATCTAACAAATAGGAAGGAGGTTGATAAAACCTAGGATCCGCTATATACCTATCTCTGTCGTCGTACGCTAAAATTGAAATTTTTACATGATTATTTACTCTCTTAATATCATTATAGGGTAATTTATTTATTCTAGACAACTCTACCATCTTTAGGATTTGTAGCGTCGTTAATCCTTGAGTATTCGGTGGGAATTCGTAAACGTCGTAGTCCTTGTACCTAATCTTTAGTAAGGAAACCTCTTCACCATGAAATTGAGAAAAATCATCACTCTCCACTGGTACACCTTGACTTTTTAGTCCTTCTACTATTTCTTGGGAAATTTTTCCTTCATAAAATTCCCTTGGATCTCTTGAAATCTCCTTAAGAATTTTACCTAGTCTAGGCAATTTTATGAAATCTCCGAATCTCTTATTCCCAAATAGCTTTTCAAATTGAGGATTAAATTTTGGAGAAGTTATTATAGCATGATGTAAAGCTCTTCCTACATAAAATCCGTTTGTTGCTAGAGAGATTGCAGGCTTTAAGAGTTCATAAAGATCCATTGTAGTATAATTTTCTTGCAAGTAATTCCATAGATCTACTAGCCCTGGAACCACAACTGAATTGGGGTCTCTTTCATTAATCTTTTCGGCCTTTAAATTCTTAGGAGACCAACCTGAAGAGTTGTAAGCTTTTATACCTTCAGAGGATTTTATTAAAATAAATCCATCTCCTCCTAACCCACTAGTGTGAGGCAAAACTACTGATAATACTGCACTTATTGCTATAGAAGCATCAAACGCGTTCCCTCCGCTCTCCAAGATCTTTGCCCCAAAATAGCTTGCAATATAATTTTGTGTAGCCACAACCTTTTTACCTACTGCAGATATCATGTATGTTTTTAATTCACTAGAGGTAATTAAGTATAAGCCTTGAACATTCCAGAAGAAACAAAAAAGGAGCTTAAGGAAGGAGTTTGCGTAACATGTTGTGAGGAGTATGTAATATGTATGACAACAGATTTGCCCAGGAATTTTAATGCTCCAGTTGATATAGAAGTTGATAGGGATAAGGGGAGCGTCCTTTTAAGGAATATAATAAAGGATGATCCTCAAAATCCTCTATATATAGAATATTACATTGATAGACAATTCGTAGAGAACATATCGAGATCAGGAAAGATTGACATATTTTTCGTAAACGAGAGATTCGATGAACTTGGTAAATTTGAAGTAAAGTTAATGAAAGAAGACTTAGCAATAATAAGGAGGGAAATAGGCCTTGGAAATTAAGAAAGCTCAAGAAAAATTAAAGGAAATGTATTTACAAAAGGATAAAGATAGAGGGCTTTTCGCTACTTTTACGTGGTTTACTGAAGAAGTTGGAGAGCTAGCAGAGGCTCTCCTATCTGGTGAAAGGAATAAAATTGAGGAAGAACTCGCAGATGTCATAGCTTGGGCAATATCGATAGCCAACTTAGAGAATATCGATGTAGAAGAAGCTTTAAGGAAAAAGTACAACTTATAAGCTATGCAAAGGAACGAGTTTTACGAAGAGCTAAAGAAAGCTTTGTGGGACGGAAAGGAGAAGTATTATAGGAACCTAGTTTACATAGAAAAGAAGGATTACCTTGATGACTTGTTAGCGTCAATTAAGACCTACTTGGAAGTAAATCAAAGCCCTAGCGTAATTTACGCTTTCCACCCTTGGGTTTCTAAAGCCAAGGAGAGAAGGAATATAATTAAAGAGTTATTTAAAGAAGGTAAATTTGAAGACGTGGATTATGCATCTACAGACGAATATCTTGGTAATACATACGACCTAGTTATTTTAGATCTTGTAGATAATTTTCAACCAAATTACATAGGAAGATTAGTTGATTTAGCGAGAGGAGGAGGCCTAGTAATTCTATATACAGATAATCTAACTGAAAATAAAATGTTTAGAAATTCTATAGTAAGATATGGTAAAATTCTAGATATTTATGAGAGACGATTTAGAAAAAAATTAGAAGAGCATGAGGGAATTTTCATAGCTAATGAAGAAGGTTATAAAGCTAGACCCTTTGTCGGTAATACAAAAAAGGAAGAAGTAAAAATACCTCAAAAGACTTTGATGCCGAGAGAGCTTCACGAGCTTGCAATAAGTCAAGACCAGATAAAAGTCTTAGAAGAATTCTACTTCCTATTAAGAGGAGGAAAAAGAGTAATTTCTCTAACAGCAGCTAGAGGAAGAGGTAAAAGTGCTGTAACCGGTTTAGGTTTAGCTGGAATAATAAAGATAAACTTGGACGAAGGCTACGATACTGAAGTAACAGTAACTGCTCCTTCATTGTACTCTGCATCACAAATTATGGAATTCGCTAAGAAAGGTTTGGATGTATTAAAGATAAAAAATAAGGAAAAAAATTCAGATACTGGATTTATAAGAGAAATAAGTGGAGACGATTTTGAAATACATTATAAGCCTCCGGATGCCGTATCTGAGGTTGAAACTGGTAAAGGAATATTAGTTATAGACGAGGCTGCCGCATTAGGTGTTAATTTTATTGACTTAGCCTTAAGGAAATGGAAGAAGGTTGTTCTAGTTACAACGATTCACGGTTATGAAGGTTCAGGGAAGGCTTTCATTAGGTATTTAAGAAAAATAATCTCGGAAAGAAAGGCTCCTGTTAGATTACTTACAATGCAAAAACCTTTAAGATATGCTGAAGGTGATCCAATAGAAAAATGGTTATATGATGCATTAGTTTTAAATCCTGAGCCTCAAAGACTGCCAGAGGATATTTCTATAGCATTTTATGAAACTCAGGATAAAGAAGAATTGCTAATGAATGATAATAAACTCTTTCAAGTTTATGGAATATTAGTTTCTGCTCACTATAGAAATAATCCAGACGATTTAATGATTATGTCAGATGGAATTCATCATTCAATAAAAACAATTTACTCTGGAGATTCTTATTTAGCTGTTGTTCAGACGTCAGAAGAAGGAGACTTGCCAGATAATTTGATAGATTTAGCATTAAGAGGTGGAACATTTGACGGTGATTTAATTCCAGATAGATTATTAAAGCATGTAAGATTAAGGGATTTTGGAAAATTAAAGGGATGGAGAATAATAAGGATTGCGGTAGTCCCAGAACTTCAAGATAAGGGATTAGGT from Acidianus ambivalens harbors:
- a CDS encoding BadF/BadG/BcrA/BcrD ATPase family protein codes for the protein MILVGVDAGGTSTISIAYTCEGKFIGIGESGPGNFHNVGLENAVNNIRDAIYKSTKGLKPDVACIGLAGLDSKYDYEVLSSALKDLAKDTIIEHDSFISLYAETRGKPGIIIISGTGSVVMGYDGKQRIRVGGAGWLLSDEGSAYWVGRKALRLLVKMLDGREEKTLLADLILQRLSASGLDDLIKWTYHEGHKIEEIASLAQVVDIAANKGDKKAQELFYLAAKEIANNVVYISKKLGIRTAYMSGGMFSSKLFKSYVIEQLKKEGIVAFDKKKSPEFGALLIAFDKAGCVNEPEEPRLHS
- a CDS encoding gamma-glutamyltransferase family protein; amino-acid sequence: MISAVGKKVVATQNYIASYFGAKILESGGNAFDASIAISAVLSVVLPHTSGLGGDGFILIKSSEGIKAYNSSGWSPKNLKAEKINERDPNSVVVPGLVDLWNYLQENYTTMDLYELLKPAISLATNGFYVGRALHHAIITSPKFNPQFEKLFGNKRFGDFIKLPRLGKILKEISRDPREFYEGKISQEIVEGLKSQGVPVESDDFSQFHGEEVSLLKIRYKDYDVYEFPPNTQGLTTLQILKMVELSRINKLPYNDIKRVNNHVKISILAYDDRDRYIADPRFYQPPSYLLDEGYLIQKMTTEGIPVNLYDGDTTFFVVSDGENEVGFIQSLFYPFGSGIIVDDIVFNNRGYGFKDGVNKPEGRKRPLHTLSILLASKDNEDLIIGCAGGDLRPQIHSEVFEYYADYSMEIDEAVNAPRFMYVNGKVIAEKRLGIPATQTEYLSSEVGIVQAMKRKGDEFIAVADPRSEGVALPVH
- a CDS encoding MazG nucleotide pyrophosphohydrolase domain-containing protein, yielding MEIKKAQEKLKEMYLQKDKDRGLFATFTWFTEEVGELAEALLSGERNKIEEELADVIAWAISIANLENIDVEEALRKKYNL
- a CDS encoding tRNA(Met) cytidine acetyltransferase TmcA → MQRNEFYEELKKALWDGKEKYYRNLVYIEKKDYLDDLLASIKTYLEVNQSPSVIYAFHPWVSKAKERRNIIKELFKEGKFEDVDYASTDEYLGNTYDLVILDLVDNFQPNYIGRLVDLARGGGLVILYTDNLTENKMFRNSIVRYGKILDIYERRFRKKLEEHEGIFIANEEGYKARPFVGNTKKEEVKIPQKTLMPRELHELAISQDQIKVLEEFYFLLRGGKRVISLTAARGRGKSAVTGLGLAGIIKINLDEGYDTEVTVTAPSLYSASQIMEFAKKGLDVLKIKNKEKNSDTGFIREISGDDFEIHYKPPDAVSEVETGKGILVIDEAAALGVNFIDLALRKWKKVVLVTTIHGYEGSGKAFIRYLRKIISERKAPVRLLTMQKPLRYAEGDPIEKWLYDALVLNPEPQRLPEDISIAFYETQDKEELLMNDNKLFQVYGILVSAHYRNNPDDLMIMSDGIHHSIKTIYSGDSYLAVVQTSEEGDLPDNLIDLALRGGTFDGDLIPDRLLKHVRLRDFGKLKGWRIIRIAVVPELQDKGLGSKILQMVTEDAREKGLDWIGSSFMGDYRVLKFWVKNGFIPVHVSPVRNEKYGDFPVVVIKPLSEIAKRIVDISAFIFKEKLLNTIHDIYFNMSPQVAQLLLRGNKAYKDINLSRLHLAKIVAFLQGTSPYEASADGIHLLTLKYFWDSKRDWSLYDEEEWILIGKVLQGKPWGYLSTLLGINRTQMNEFLYTAVATMLKKYYNMDAEGNIGYSLSDLGDEFTTR